One Spirochaeta cellobiosiphila DSM 17781 genomic window, AGGGATAGCCCTTTACAACCCGCACAGCAAAACATGGAATTGTCAGTCAGATTGTACCAAAGTATCCTTTAAAAAATTAAACTCCGAAGACATCGAAAATTACCTGAATTCAGGAGAATGGACAGATGCAGCAGGAGCTTACAAAATACAGGGTCAGGGATCAGAACTAATTGATTCAGTTGTAGGCTCTTATTCTAACATTGTAGGGTTGCCACGAGATCTATTATATGGCATATTGAGTGACGATAATTTTCCGATAGACAAGTATCGTTCTATCGAGACATAGAGAAGGACCCCGGTATAATAAATGGGGATGGAGGAAACATGGCAGTAGTTACCATGAAAAACCTGCTTGAGTCAGGTGTGCATTTTGGTCACCAAACTAAACGTTGGGATCCCAGAATGAAGAAATTTATCTTCGCAGAAAGAAATGGTATTCATATCATTGATTTGCAGAAGACTATCGTATCTATCAAAGAAGCTTATGATGCCGTAAGGAAAGCTGTCCTTGATGGTAGATCTGTTCTATTTGTAGGAACAAAAAAACAAGCCCAAGCCGCTATTCAGTCTGAAGCTGAAAGATGTGGAATGTTCTGGGTAAACAACAGATGGTTAGGTGGTATGTTAACCAACTTCACTACCATCAAAAAATCACTTCACAGATTAAAGAAGCTCGAAAAGATGGAAATCGACGGAACTTTCGATAATATGAGCAAGAAAGAAGTAGCTCGTCTTATGAAAGAACGTAATAAGCTTGAGAAGAACCTTGGCGGTATTAAGGAAATGAAAGATCTTCCTGGTATCATGTTCGTTATCGATCCCCGAAAAGAACAAATCGCCATTGCTGAAGCAAGAAGAGTCGGAATTCCTATTGTAGCTATTGTAGATACAAACTGTAATCCTGAAGGCATTGATTTCCCTATTCCAGGTAATGATGATGCGATTAGAGCGATATCCCTTTTTACTTCTATAATTGCCAACGCAGTTATTGAAGCGGACAACGAAATTGGATTAGAGGTTATCGAAACTCTTCAAGACGATGAAGAAGTTAATGAAGAAATTGATCCCTCAAAAGACGAAGACGAATAGGAGATTATTGTGGCAGTAAGTCCTCAGGATGTTAAAAAATTAAGAGACGCAACTGGTGCTGGTTTCGGTGACTGTAAGAAAGCTCTTACAGAAGCTAATGGTGATTTCGCATCAGCAGAAAAAATCCTTAAAGAAATGGGATTGGCTTCAGCAGCTAAACGAAGTGGTCGTGAAGCTAACGAAGGACGTATTTTTACTTATGTTGAAGGTAGCAAAGCCGGTGTAATGAACTTAAGTTGTGAAACTGACTTTGTCGCTAAAAACGAAGACTTTGTTCAAGCTGGACAAGCTTTACTTAAAGAACTGGTTGATAACAACCAGACCGCTTTAACAGAAGAACAAGAAACAAAGACAAAAGAATTAGGCGCTAAGATCAAAGAAAACATCAGTGTTAAAGAACTTGCTCTTTTAACTGGTACTTCAAGTGATCTTATCGTTGACTATATCCATGGTGATGGACGAATTGGAGTTCTTGTAAAGATCTCAACCGATTCTGAAGCCACTGCTTCTAACGATAAGGTAAGGGAATACGCTTTTGACTGTGCGTTACACGCGGCAGCTTTCAGCCCTCTTTACCTAAATAGTGAAGCTGTTGATCCTGCTTACCTTAAGGAACAGGAAGAAATCTTCACTACCCAAGCAGCTAATCTTGGTAAACCTGATAATGTTGTAGCTGGAATCGTTAAAGGTAAATTAAACAAACATCTTTCCCAAATCTGTTTTGTAGACCAACCTTTTGTTAAGAATGACAAACTGTCTGTAGCAAAAGCTGGACAAGAAATAGCTAAGGAAATCGGTGGAAAAGTGGAATTAACAGGATTTGTATACTTCGCTGTTGGACAATAAACCTTTTCACCTATATGATATTTGACAAGAGATATGACCGCTCCCTAAAAGGAGCGGTTCTATTTAATAGAAGGAGCATAAAATGGATGCAATAAAGAAGGAAGCTCAGAACCGCATGGATAAGAGCATTAGAAACCTTAAAGAAGAGTTTAATGCTATTAGAACTGGTCGTGCTTCTGCTTCTCTTTTCGACAAAGTCATGGTTGACTATTATGGAACTCCTACACCCTTGAATCAGGTAGCTTCCATATCCGTACCTGAAGCACGCCTCATCGCAATTCAACCCTGGGACAAAGGTTCCTTAGGTGCTATTGAAAAAGCTATCTTCGCTTCTGAATTAGGTTTAACTCCAGCCAATGATGGTAAAGTTATTCGAATCAATATCCCCCCTCTTACTGAAGATCGTCGTAAAGAATTGGTTAAAATAGCCAAGAATACAGCAGAAAACAACCGGATAGCTATTAGAAATATCCGAAGAGATATTAATGAATCTATTAAGAAATCGCAGAAAGATGGAGAAATCACCGAAGATGCGATGAAAGCATCCTTAGATGATATCCAAAACGTTACTAATGACTTTATCAAGAAGATTGATGGTCTCCTCTCAGAAAAAGAAAAGGAGATTATGGAGATCTAATGTCCAACAATGAAGTACCCTGCCATGTTGGCATCATTATGGATGGTAATGGCCGCTGGGCGAAAGCCCGCGGTAAAAACAGGTCTGCTGGACACTTAGAGGGATTATCAGCTGCCAAGCGAATCACTAAAGCAGCAGTGGATCTGGGAATTAAGTATCTATCCCTATATGCCTTTTCAACAGAGAATTGGAAAAGAACAGAAGAAGAAGTTTCCTTCCTAATGATATTAATCAAGAAACATTTAAAAAGTGAATTTAATTTTTATCGCAAAAATGAAATCCGTGTTGTTCATAGCGGCGATATAAATGGTTTACCAGCAGATATCCAACAAGAACTTCATCAGGTAGCCATGGATACAGCGGATTTCCATAAACTAACTGTAAATCTGGCTATTAATTATGGTGGCCGTGATGAAATCATCCGTGCTGTTCAAAAACTAAACAATGATAATAAAGAAGTAAATACTGAGAATGTTAGCTCCTATATGGATTGTCCCGAGATACCCGATGCGGATCTTATCATCAGAACCGCAGGAGAAAAAAGGTTAAGTAATTTTCTGCTTTGGCGCAGTGCTTATTCGGAATTCTATTTTTCTGATAAATTATGGCCAGATTGGGAAGCAGAAGATCTTATTACGGCTATAAAAGAGTACCAATGCAGGGAAAGACGTTATGGGGGAATAAAGTCATGAATAAAGTTGTTAAACGACTGCTCATTTTTTTTATAGGTTTACCAGCTGTTCTTGGTGTTATTGCTTTTCCTTTTCCTAATGATCGCTACCTTCTTGTTAACATAGTTATCATGATTGCTTCCGGACTGGGAGCTTTAGAGACGGCGAACTTATTTAAGAAAAAGGGCGCCCAGCTACATCCCGTATTAGCTTTCTCATTGGGTATAATTTTTCCTTTATTTACCTATCTTGAACTCATGGGGATTACATCCCGTCATGTGTTGATGGCAGTACTGACTATTGGGGTAACCCTTATCTTCAGCAGCCAGGTGATTGGTAAGTCAAATGAAGATTTTAAACCTGTTATCAGTAGAATTGGGGGGTACCTAACCAGCCTGTTTTACCCTGGTTTATTTTTTGCCTACACAACCCGTCTCAGTCTGACCAATTTGGTTGATCAATCCTACCCTTATAGTCCTTATCCTCTACTAATATTTATCCTTATGACCTATGGAAATGATTCTATGGCCTGGTTTTTTGGAGTGCTCTTCGGTAAGAAGTCCAGAGGACTTATTGCGGTGAGTCCCAATAAGAGTTTAGTAGGATTCTTAGGGGGCTTATTTTCCAGTTGCGTTGTAGGATTACTTATCTATCTAGTGATTCCTGATTTAAGTATCACTAAGCTTCCTATTGTATTACTTTGGGGCTTCCTTACAGGAATAATGACAATATTAGGAGATCTTATCGAATCAGCCATTAAGCGTAGTGCTTCTGTGAAAGATTCGGGAGACATCATTCCAGGACGAGGAGGACTTCTTGACAGTATTGATTCTTTGCTATTCGCAGCCCCTGTCTATTATTATCTTCTTATCTGGATACTTTACTAAACTAGGGAGACATCAAAAATGTTACAAGCTGTACTTCATGGCATCTTAGGTCTATTAGGCCTGGGATTTGTCGTGTTCATCCATGAATTAGGACACTTTATATTCGCAAGACTTAACAAGATCAAAGTAGAAGCTTTTAGTATTGGATGGGGACATCCGATTGTAAAATGGAAGTCAAAAGAAGTGGAATACCGCATTGGTATCCTCCCCATCGGAGGATACTGTAAAATGGCAGGTGAAGATATCATTCAAGAAGCCATTCTGGAAGATAAAGAAGTGTTTGAAAGGAAAAAGGGCACCTATTTCGGAGCTCACCCTCTTCAACGTATCACTGTGGCATTAGCAGGTCCCTTCTTTAATGTCCTATTAACATTTGTGATTATGTTTTTCATTTCCTTAATTGGTTATAATTACGTATCCTCCGGTAATAAAATCGTTCTGGCCAGTGATGTAGAAAATAAAACTTTTCCTTCTGATGAAGCCGGTTTAATGACAGGAGATAGAATTCTGTCGATTAATGGAGAGGAGACAAAGTCTTTTAAAGATATCAGGGATATCATTAATTCCACAGAAGGGTCTCTCAACTTGTTAGTAGAACGTGATGATCAAAGAAAGTCATTAATCATTACTCCTAAAAAGAATGAAGAAACTGGTAGCACTATCATTGGAATCTACCGATGGGTGGATCCTGTTATTGATACTGTTAAAGAAGATAGTCCTGCTGCATTAGCCGATTTAAAATCAGGAGATGTTGTAACATCCATTAATGGCGTTCCTTTTACTAAAGAGGCGGATGTAAACAAAATCCTTAAGAGTGAACCTACAAAATTAGATATCGAGTATTTGAGACAGGGAGTAAAAAAGAAAACAACCTTAATCGTTGATTACACTTCTGGTAATCCTTCAGTAGGTTTCTCTTTTGCTCTTGAGAACTTTAGAACAGAAGGTAAGAGCTTCAGTCAATCTATTGTTCAATCCTTTCACGATACAAAGAAACTGATTGTTTCTATTTTTTCTGGTATACTTTCTCTTTTTAAGGGAAACAATATCACTGAATCAATATCTGGTCCTATTATGATTACCTATTTTATAGGCCAGGCAGCAGCCTTAGGTTTCTATCAATTCTTCAATATGCTGGCTATGCTTAGTGTAGCTCTGTTTGTTATGAATCTGTTACCTATCCCTGCTCTTGATGGAGGACAAATCCTCTTGTTTATAGTGGAAGCTATTAAAGGAAAACCACTAAAAGCAAGAACAGTCTTTAGATATCAGTTCATAGGTGCTATATTTGTTTTTGGTTTATTAATCCTATCCACTATCAATGATATTAACTTTTTTTACTAGGAGAGCAATGAATGGAGATACAGTGCCATTGTGGTAAGATAATTGAGACAGACTGGAAAGAGGTGATTGACCTGGATTCCTCAGTAGAACAGGAAATACTGGAAGGTACTTTCCTGACTATTGACTGTCCTGACTGCAATGAAAAATTGAAGCCAGAGATAAAGATAATACTCAAAAATGATAAGACAGCACTATTATGGCTTCCTGATATCTCTCGCCTATCCTTTATGACGGATCAAGTTAAAGTAGATCCTTCAGTTACGGATGTGGCCATCGGATTTAAGGAATTACAAGAGGCTATCAAACTCTATCAGAGCAACTTAAACAAAAGTGTGATAGAGGTCATAAAATATCAGATTTATAAAAAAGTGGAAGATGACAAAGATGTAACAGTTTATTTTCATGATCTTATGGATGATCAGTATATATTTCACATTGAAGGTGTGAAGGCTGATGAGATTGGAGTCCTGAAAGTACCCCAGACTATGTATGATAAAATAGGAAAGGATCTACCTGATTTGGTGGAGAAATATCCCTATTCGGTTATTTTAAAAAAGCCCTATATATCAGTTAACAATTTAATAATGGGAGACAGTGAATAAATGAAACATCTTACTACTATTTTACTCTTTCTGTTACCCTTGGCGGTCTTTGGGGAAACAACAGTTCTTCTTAATAGCGGCCACAAGGGGGAAGTCTCACAGATTGTGTATGACAATTCATCAAATCTCATATTCACCTCTAGTACTGATGGCTCTATTAAAGCCTGGGACATTCGTACAAAGGATCTAGCTCGGGTTGTGTACCAGTCTTCCCATCCTATTAAAACTATGGACTTAAATCCTGAGAAGCCTCAGCTAACGATTCTTGAGTCCAATAATCTCGATTACTTCCGTATTAAGGTAATTAACTGGAAAACAGGCAAAGTGCTTTATTCCCAGTCTTTTGAGACTGAGCCAATATCCTTTAGTTACTCAACTCAAGGAACTTATCTGCTTATTAATAAAGTGGATATTCCCAGTATGACAATACTCGATACAGAAAAGTTCAAAGAAACAAAATACCTTCAGGACATTAATTCTGTTATCTCCTTTGCCTATTTAGGATCCAGTGATAAAACGGTGATGACCTATTCTTCAAATGGTTCTTTAAGCTTTTGGGATCTTAAAACAGGCTTACTAAAAGCAAAAGCAGATACGATTAATGACTTAAAGAATTGGAGAATCACCAATAACAAACTATATATGACGGCAGCAAAAGGTAATGTTCTATATGTTATCGACCGTTTGACAGGGAAAGTGGTTAGCCAAAAAGAAATTCCCGGTTTAGAAAGTGATGATATTAATTACAATGAAGATCATATTGCTGTCATTAAAGACAATAACGGTTCAAACCTCATTCAACATTATACTTTTAAAAATGATCACTATGAAGAAGCAGCTTTTCATTCAGATGCTTCGGAATCGCAAATATCAACTTTAACCTATGCTCAAGGAATGATTATCACTGGTGACTATAGGGGGGATTTAAACTACTTCTACATCAGAAGTGATAAACAATATTCTCTGGCAACTAATGTCATGCAAAACGTAGATGATGTCAGTATCCGGGGAGATGAGCTTTGGATAAGCACAGATGAAGCTTTATATCAAATAAAGAGCCCCTTTTTCACAAGTTCCAATATAGAGGATTTATCACAATATACTTTAAAAAGTCATAAAGATTTAAACAGCCATATTATATCCACTGCAGGAGCTAATTACTTCTTATTCCCTACTTCAGGTAATTCGGCAATTGTTGAGTTCACTAATGACAATCAGATTAAAAACTCCCCTTACAGTACGGGAGCTATTAAGAAAATCGATTACAAAGAGGGGCAGAACTTAATACTCACAGATAATGGGGAAATTAAGGTTTTTAACACAGACTTCACAGACGTTAGTTTTCAATATTCCTTCTTGGGTCTCCTTGATGCCTCGTTCTACAAGGACAATAAAATTGTCGGTAGTCATGTGGCAAGAAGAGGGAGTCCTTTATTACTATTAGATTATACAACAGGGGAAACGCTACCTATTGACGATAGTGCTTCTATAATCTATTCCCTTGTTGGCTCTGATGACAAACTCTTTACTCTGGGTGTTGATAAATCCAGTGGACAGAA contains:
- the tsf gene encoding translation elongation factor Ts; the protein is MAVSPQDVKKLRDATGAGFGDCKKALTEANGDFASAEKILKEMGLASAAKRSGREANEGRIFTYVEGSKAGVMNLSCETDFVAKNEDFVQAGQALLKELVDNNQTALTEEQETKTKELGAKIKENISVKELALLTGTSSDLIVDYIHGDGRIGVLVKISTDSEATASNDKVREYAFDCALHAAAFSPLYLNSEAVDPAYLKEQEEIFTTQAANLGKPDNVVAGIVKGKLNKHLSQICFVDQPFVKNDKLSVAKAGQEIAKEIGGKVELTGFVYFAVGQ
- the frr gene encoding ribosome recycling factor, coding for MDAIKKEAQNRMDKSIRNLKEEFNAIRTGRASASLFDKVMVDYYGTPTPLNQVASISVPEARLIAIQPWDKGSLGAIEKAIFASELGLTPANDGKVIRINIPPLTEDRRKELVKIAKNTAENNRIAIRNIRRDINESIKKSQKDGEITEDAMKASLDDIQNVTNDFIKKIDGLLSEKEKEIMEI
- the uppS gene encoding polyprenyl diphosphate synthase; amino-acid sequence: MSNNEVPCHVGIIMDGNGRWAKARGKNRSAGHLEGLSAAKRITKAAVDLGIKYLSLYAFSTENWKRTEEEVSFLMILIKKHLKSEFNFYRKNEIRVVHSGDINGLPADIQQELHQVAMDTADFHKLTVNLAINYGGRDEIIRAVQKLNNDNKEVNTENVSSYMDCPEIPDADLIIRTAGEKRLSNFLLWRSAYSEFYFSDKLWPDWEAEDLITAIKEYQCRERRYGGIKS
- a CDS encoding phosphatidate cytidylyltransferase, whose translation is MNKVVKRLLIFFIGLPAVLGVIAFPFPNDRYLLVNIVIMIASGLGALETANLFKKKGAQLHPVLAFSLGIIFPLFTYLELMGITSRHVLMAVLTIGVTLIFSSQVIGKSNEDFKPVISRIGGYLTSLFYPGLFFAYTTRLSLTNLVDQSYPYSPYPLLIFILMTYGNDSMAWFFGVLFGKKSRGLIAVSPNKSLVGFLGGLFSSCVVGLLIYLVIPDLSITKLPIVLLWGFLTGIMTILGDLIESAIKRSASVKDSGDIIPGRGGLLDSIDSLLFAAPVYYYLLIWILY
- the rseP gene encoding RIP metalloprotease RseP: MLQAVLHGILGLLGLGFVVFIHELGHFIFARLNKIKVEAFSIGWGHPIVKWKSKEVEYRIGILPIGGYCKMAGEDIIQEAILEDKEVFERKKGTYFGAHPLQRITVALAGPFFNVLLTFVIMFFISLIGYNYVSSGNKIVLASDVENKTFPSDEAGLMTGDRILSINGEETKSFKDIRDIINSTEGSLNLLVERDDQRKSLIITPKKNEETGSTIIGIYRWVDPVIDTVKEDSPAALADLKSGDVVTSINGVPFTKEADVNKILKSEPTKLDIEYLRQGVKKKTTLIVDYTSGNPSVGFSFALENFRTEGKSFSQSIVQSFHDTKKLIVSIFSGILSLFKGNNITESISGPIMITYFIGQAAALGFYQFFNMLAMLSVALFVMNLLPIPALDGGQILLFIVEAIKGKPLKARTVFRYQFIGAIFVFGLLILSTINDINFFY
- a CDS encoding CpXC domain-containing protein, which produces MEIQCHCGKIIETDWKEVIDLDSSVEQEILEGTFLTIDCPDCNEKLKPEIKIILKNDKTALLWLPDISRLSFMTDQVKVDPSVTDVAIGFKELQEAIKLYQSNLNKSVIEVIKYQIYKKVEDDKDVTVYFHDLMDDQYIFHIEGVKADEIGVLKVPQTMYDKIGKDLPDLVEKYPYSVILKKPYISVNNLIMGDSE